In a genomic window of Rhodovulum sp. P5:
- a CDS encoding DNA topoisomerase IV subunit A: MADATDDPKMNAPLAEPLRRAIGERYLTYALSTIMDRALPDARDGLKPVHRRILYAMRELRLSSSGGFRKSAKISGDVMGNYHPHGDAAIYDAMARLAQEFNVRYPLVDGQGNFGNIDGDNPAASRYTEARLTAAAEALMEGLAENAVDFRPNYDGTLEEPVVLPAAFPNLLANGSSGIAVGMATNIPPHNIDELVGACLHLIKTPDARDDTLLNYIPGPDFPTGGVIVEPPENIAQAYRTGRGSFRLRAYWQVEDLGRGTWQVVVTETPYQVQKSKLIERIADLIQTKKIPILADVRDESAEDIRLILEPRSKNVDPEVLMNTLFRNSDLEVRFSLNMNVLIDGRTPKVCSLKEVLRAFLDHRREVLLRRSQHRLEKIDHRLEVLEGLLIAFLNLDRVIDIIRYDDDPKAALMAEDWSKGHVRAASERDYVSPLPAEGEGQLTEVQVEAILNMRLRSLRRLEEMELTAERDKLLEERAALEDLLENETVQWTRISEELREVREAFGRKAPGGARRTRLAEAAEVEEVPLEAMIEREPVTVVCSKMGWVRAMKGHIDPGTSLKFKDGDEGRYLLHAETTDKVLLFGANGRFYTLPVTQLPGGRGMGEPVRLMVDLPNDCDIVTLRVYRPGEKLLVASSAGDGFLVASDEVLAQTRAGKQVLNVRDGTVARVCKPVSGDHVACVGENRKVLVFPLSELPEMTRGKGVRLQKYKDGGLSDAATFTLADGLSWLDPAGRRRTETDLAEWLGKRAGTGRMAPRGFPRDNRFT, encoded by the coding sequence ATGGCCGATGCCACAGATGACCCCAAGATGAATGCCCCCCTGGCCGAACCGCTGCGCCGTGCAATCGGAGAGCGGTATCTGACCTATGCGCTCTCCACGATCATGGACCGGGCGCTGCCGGATGCGCGGGACGGGCTGAAACCGGTACACCGGCGGATCCTCTACGCGATGCGAGAGTTGCGGCTCTCGTCGTCGGGCGGGTTCCGGAAGTCGGCGAAGATTTCCGGCGATGTGATGGGCAACTATCACCCCCATGGCGACGCCGCGATCTATGACGCGATGGCGCGGCTGGCGCAGGAGTTCAACGTCCGCTACCCGCTGGTCGACGGGCAGGGGAATTTCGGCAATATCGACGGCGACAACCCCGCCGCCAGCCGTTACACCGAGGCCCGCCTGACCGCGGCGGCCGAGGCGCTGATGGAGGGGCTGGCCGAGAACGCGGTCGATTTCCGCCCCAATTACGACGGCACGCTTGAAGAACCTGTCGTTCTACCGGCCGCGTTTCCGAATCTGTTGGCGAATGGGTCCTCCGGCATCGCCGTCGGCATGGCCACGAACATCCCGCCGCACAATATCGACGAACTGGTCGGCGCCTGCCTGCACCTGATCAAGACGCCCGACGCCCGCGACGACACGCTATTGAACTATATTCCCGGCCCGGATTTCCCGACCGGCGGCGTGATCGTGGAGCCGCCCGAGAATATCGCGCAGGCCTATCGCACCGGCCGGGGCAGTTTCCGGCTGCGCGCCTATTGGCAGGTGGAGGATCTGGGGCGCGGCACATGGCAGGTGGTGGTCACGGAAACCCCCTATCAGGTGCAGAAATCCAAGTTGATCGAGCGGATTGCGGACCTGATCCAGACCAAGAAGATCCCGATCCTTGCGGATGTACGCGACGAAAGCGCCGAGGATATCCGCCTGATCCTTGAACCCCGGTCGAAGAATGTCGATCCGGAGGTTCTGATGAACACGCTGTTCCGCAATTCCGATCTGGAGGTGCGGTTCAGCCTGAACATGAACGTGCTGATCGACGGGCGCACGCCGAAGGTCTGCAGCCTCAAGGAGGTTCTGCGCGCCTTCCTGGATCACCGGCGCGAGGTGCTGCTCCGGCGCAGCCAGCACCGGTTGGAGAAGATCGACCACCGACTTGAGGTTCTGGAAGGGCTGCTGATCGCCTTTCTCAACCTCGACCGGGTGATCGACATCATTCGTTATGACGACGACCCCAAGGCCGCCCTGATGGCCGAGGACTGGTCGAAAGGTCATGTGCGGGCGGCGTCTGAACGGGATTATGTCTCGCCCCTGCCGGCCGAGGGGGAGGGCCAGCTGACCGAGGTTCAGGTCGAGGCGATCCTGAACATGCGCTTGCGTTCGCTCCGCCGCCTTGAAGAAATGGAACTGACCGCAGAGCGCGACAAGCTGCTTGAGGAGCGCGCCGCGCTGGAAGACCTGCTGGAAAACGAAACCGTCCAGTGGACGCGGATTTCGGAGGAGTTGCGCGAGGTGCGCGAGGCATTCGGCCGGAAAGCGCCGGGCGGCGCCCGCCGCACGCGCCTGGCCGAGGCAGCCGAGGTCGAAGAGGTTCCGCTGGAAGCGATGATCGAGCGGGAGCCGGTGACGGTGGTCTGCTCGAAAATGGGCTGGGTGCGGGCGATGAAGGGACATATCGACCCCGGCACTTCCCTGAAATTCAAGGACGGTGATGAAGGCCGCTACCTGCTGCATGCGGAGACCACCGACAAGGTCTTGCTGTTCGGGGCGAACGGGCGGTTTTACACGCTGCCGGTCACGCAACTGCCCGGCGGGCGTGGCATGGGCGAACCGGTGCGCCTGATGGTCGATCTGCCGAATGATTGCGACATCGTCACCCTGCGGGTGTATCGCCCGGGCGAGAAACTGCTTGTCGCGTCCAGCGCGGGCGACGGCTTCCTTGTTGCCAGCGATGAGGTTCTGGCCCAGACGCGCGCGGGCAAGCAGGTGCTGAACGTCCGGGACGGTACGGTGGCCCGGGTCTGCAAACCGGTTTCGGGCGACCATGTCGCCTGCGTGGGTGAAAACCGCAAGGTGCTGGTGTTCCCCCTGTCGGAATTGCCCGAGATGACGCGCGGCAAGGGCGTGCGCCTTCAGAAATACAAGGACGGGGGCCTGTCGGATGCAGCGACGTTCACCTTGGCAGACGGCCTGTCCTGGCTTGACCCTGCCGGACGCCGGCGCACCGAAACCGATCTTGCCGAATGGCTGGGCAAGCGGGCCGGCACGGGCCGTATGGCCCCGCGGGGCTTCCCGCGGGACAACCGGTTCACCTGA
- the tuf gene encoding elongation factor Tu, with protein sequence MAKAKFERTKPHVNIGTIGHVDHGKTTLTAAITKYFGEFKAYDQIDGAPEEKARGITISTAHVEYETENRHYAHVDCPGHADYVKNMITGAAQMDGAILVVNAADGPMPQTREHILLARQVGVPALVVFLNKVDQVDDEELLELVEMEVRELLDSYDFPGDDIPIVAGSALAAMEGNNPEIGEEKIKELMAAVDEYIPTPERPVDQPFLMPIEDVFSISGRGTVVTGRVERGVINVGDEIEIVGIKDTQKTTCTGVEMFRKLLDRGEAGDNIGALLRGIDREQVERGQVLCKPGSVTPHTKFEAEAYILTKEEGGRHTPFFANYRPQFYFRTTDVTGTVQLAEGTEMVMPGDNVSFTVELIAPIAMEEKLRFAIREGGRTVGAGVVSKIIE encoded by the coding sequence ATGGCGAAGGCAAAGTTTGAACGGACGAAACCGCACGTGAACATCGGCACGATCGGCCACGTTGACCACGGCAAGACGACGCTGACGGCGGCGATCACGAAGTATTTCGGCGAGTTCAAGGCCTATGACCAGATCGACGGCGCGCCGGAAGAGAAGGCCCGCGGGATCACGATTTCCACCGCGCATGTGGAATACGAGACCGAGAACCGTCACTACGCGCACGTGGATTGCCCCGGCCACGCCGACTACGTCAAGAACATGATCACCGGTGCGGCGCAGATGGACGGCGCGATTCTGGTGGTGAACGCGGCCGACGGCCCGATGCCCCAGACGCGCGAGCACATCCTGCTGGCCCGCCAGGTGGGCGTGCCCGCGCTGGTGGTGTTCCTCAACAAGGTCGACCAGGTCGATGACGAGGAACTGCTGGAACTGGTCGAGATGGAAGTGCGCGAGCTTCTGGACAGCTACGACTTCCCCGGCGACGATATCCCGATCGTCGCGGGCTCGGCGCTGGCCGCGATGGAGGGCAACAACCCCGAGATCGGCGAGGAGAAGATCAAGGAACTGATGGCCGCCGTGGATGAGTACATCCCGACGCCGGAACGTCCCGTGGACCAGCCCTTCCTGATGCCGATCGAGGACGTGTTCTCGATCTCCGGCCGCGGCACGGTTGTGACCGGCCGGGTGGAGCGCGGCGTGATCAATGTGGGCGACGAGATCGAGATCGTCGGCATCAAGGACACCCAGAAGACGACCTGCACGGGCGTGGAAATGTTCCGCAAGCTCCTGGATCGCGGTGAAGCCGGCGACAACATCGGCGCGCTGCTGCGCGGTATCGACCGCGAGCAGGTGGAACGCGGCCAGGTGCTCTGCAAGCCCGGCTCGGTGACGCCGCACACCAAGTTCGAGGCCGAAGCCTACATCCTGACCAAGGAAGAGGGCGGGCGCCACACGCCGTTCTTCGCCAACTACCGCCCGCAGTTCTACTTCCGCACGACGGACGTGACCGGCACGGTTCAGCTGGCCGAGGGCACCGAGATGGTGATGCCGGGCGACAACGTGTCGTTCACGGTGGAACTGATCGCGCCGATCGCCATGGAAGA